The nucleotide sequence TTTAtcttatctaataaaattaatctaataaaatttgacgtgaaaaagtgcatgtgaaggtctaatttctgaataaatgtattagctttaagaatgcaaaaatataaagcCAACCTACAAATAAGTTCGACCTTAAACAAGATAGATAAAAACTGATGACATTTACTGTCACCATGGTCTATAATCGCGCggcaatacaaataaaatctactGATTTTATGATGCGTTAAATCGTAAcgagtttaaatttaattgtaggacagattttatatttgttttcactGTCTGACACACTGAATGTAATAACGcacatcattttaaaaatctaagctTTACGCAAACGAGTTACCGGctcacctgatggtaagtgatcaccGCTGCCCAGATACAACTACGGTACCAGGGACACCACAGGAGCATTGCTGGGCTTTCAGGAAGTCGTAAACTCGTGGTCATAAGTTGTCGTTACAAAGTGGATACTTTTAAGCAATACAAACGAGTAAACTTTATCATTaccagaaaatattttattatcaaagttGACAATTGTCTCTTGTTTTCCCATTGCTGTGACTCCCCGAACCCGTTTTCCACTGTAGAGCACAAGGTTTGCCTGCGATTTGGAAATCTGCTGTAGACTgctttttaagtaattttttaacgtCATTAAATGATTCCTATCATcctaagagtgggttgcatcagtcaacttttaCGTTAACCTTAACCAGCGCCGAAAAACGCAAAGCaagccattttgtctaaacatcaTGTTAATTCATCATCAAAGTTGATTGttgcaatatttgtaaaatttgatttgaattgtTAGATTATCACGCATTTTTAATCTTGACAAACCCAAGCCAGCAATTTTAGGATCGTGATTGCctttatttgtgtaaattgGTCAAACTTGCCGTCCGTGTGTCAGCAGTTTTAATGCAATCAGCATTAAAGGTTTATAGCGATCAAAACAGAAGCGGtcatcaataaaatacattttgttttggatCCATCAAATCAGTCGCCCTCCACGTTTGATGATTTCCCCGAAGACACGTCGACGTTCAAGTTTGATTCCAATTTTagtatttgaattatattgatttttaaataaacatcgaACCAGTCTTCAATAGACCTCAATCAAGTcattattaactgataaatgttattattatctctAGTTTATAGCCTCTTCCTttgattaacttttacaatgaaatatttacaagtacatacatacctatatctaCTTTATATCGAAGGGTTGCAAACGCAACAAATTTCATCTCTCGCTCGCTCTAAGGAATGAAAGCAATAAGATAAGACACGGCATTCacattatcaaattttataaggCGAATTATAACACTTTTTAGGGTCAAAGTAGTCATctctgtttttttaattactgctcatgtaagataaaaaataaatatataataataaaatatataagtataataaataaggataataataaaaaaaacataaacgtTCGTAAAAGTTTAACAAAATCTCCATGTGTTTTCGATAAAATCATGTTTATGCTAAAAGTGGCTGACAGTGCTATGTTTTCATTTCTATAAGACATTTTAGAACACCTATATCGGCAGCTAGATGGGTAgatgatgtaaaggaaatgactggatggggatggcccaggacagagatggttggcggagacggaaagaggcctatgcccagcagtgggtcatggagggctgcagatgatgataatgatgaacaccaataatatatttattaattacactcGGTCATTTCTGTCGATTTGTAGCTCTTCATCAGATTATTCTCAGAAATGACTCCATTTGAAGACATAGGGGAGGTTCTAAGGTTCCATATAAATTCTtccaatttgttattttgatgACGTCATTAACCTTAAACGTGAGAGATGAATTCTCGCATCAGTTGACCAATCTCCATCGCGTGTCATTACGTTTTTGAATTGGGAGCTGTTATAGTAtggaattttatattcataatgtaTGTTAGAGAGATCTGATCCTAGTAATAGGTTAGGTAAttatgctagtagtttgtagctttggtaaatattacttaatttataaaagtgaaaaagtgcctgtaggTGAAGGTccaatttttgaataaattatttgtttcagatttttgattatgtataaataatcaataaatatattaggacaaatcacacagattgagctagccccaaagtaagttcgagacttgtgttatgggatactaactcaacgatacgacaacgattttataataaagataacattatgatgattatttattgactATTCAAAGATGTATTAAGCAAAAAGCGTAATGTAcacaataaaatgtgaaaagaaaaaaaaatatttgcaataggTAACATTCGAGTGTGGATATAAAACTAGAATTCGACAATCTAAAGtttgattaataatttaatcagctttgatttaaaaaaaatgcaatataaaactttgtatctgcaattttaaaagtatttttttagatgtaCGCATGTCTGtaatagaatttcaagaagtgtgCCCCCAGACACattaaaaactttaacttTCAGCTTGACATGAGATCAAAATAGACAGATATTTGACAAttggacgacctcggtggcgcagtagtaaagttCTTGtcactgaactgagaggtcccgggttcgatccccggtcgggtcatgatggtaaatgatctttttctaattggcccgcgtcttggatgtttatctatatatgtatatgttataaaatatagtatcgttggtttagcatcccataacacaagtctcgaacttactttggggctagctcaatctgtgtgatttgtcctaatatattttatttatatttacgtgtacagaagaaaataaaataaaaacatgtaaaataatataaaataatggtaTCTGCAATCCTAAATATGAACAGTTGTGAATTTAGTTATCaatatctttataaaaataagtgtatCTATAACCTTTTGTCTGTAATGCCACTACGGGAACCTTAACACCGACActataagatttaaaatagtttaactCAAGAGCTGATAAATTGGTATCAGTTGATAAATCGGTCGATAGCCACATGCCACTAGATATTTTCAATAGTGatattacattgtaatattgTAGACGTgcgaaagtaaaaaaaaaaagtcaaaatgAGTTGTAAATATTACACAGAAGCAGCTCTCGGGTGGATCTTGAATAACAAAATGATAGTGTTTCTTGGATTGTTGTCATTTTGCCTATTTGTTTCCACATTGGCATTAGCAGGACAGAGAAACAGATATAAGGCGGAAGTTGAAGAACTAAAGTCATCGACTACTGTGGATCCTCCAACTGATGCTACGCCATTACCCCCAACGAATGCTCTAAATCTAGAAGCTCCTTTACCTGAAAAAAATTCTGGTGAAATAACTAATGCAGTAATTGAAAGTGCTTCTCTTATGAAAGATAGCTTTTTAGTTGACGAAGACGCTTACGATGCAAATCCCTTGGAAAAATCggtttttgatttaaaagaCAGTAAACTGATACAAGTGTTGAATGCGTGagactaaattataattaatgattgAGTGAAGATTGcgtaatgtttttttagaCAATAACTATACAAAGTCTTTCTTTGagtatttgtaaaatacagTTCATTCATAACAGtgcaattttattcatttataactATGCTGATCATATTACAAtacttaaaattgtttttaatgtcaaatgATTGTGTCCAAAGagacaattatatttatttaagtaactttATTGTTTGAGATAAATagatgccatcaaaaacatgctgtaaaaaacccaagcacattttttctaccgtaaaaagttgtgagatccatgttaccaagtcgaattatttatttagtcccaCTATAATACTTAAGGCACTTTCTGTTTTAAGTGattacgcaagttattatcatatctattgatattaaaaatcttttaaataaatagatcgacttggccatcgcatgaAAACACAATGTATGTTATTACTTCTATCCTTTTTTTTCGAAGTTTCACTATgagtcaaaatatttcatgagtCGTTtgaactttgttttgtacttactaataatatttttaatcaatatgttatataatagatTTGAATTCGAAAgccattgttattttataacatgacaaactttacttttgtaatgaagaaattttatatcttgaaaaccaatttgattttgtttcattattcATCATTTTCGtcttatattttgatatttatttattttacaactcgacttaattttgttacatatgtatatgtaattttaacataTCTTACTACTAATTACCTTTAGGTAAATAAgcacctacctacctatatattgtgcatatttttattcattttaaaaaacactttttataCCCCACTTGAcgcatttaataaaatggaaCAAATActgtaagtataaattaagaCAATGAAAATCTCATCTTATTCCATAGATTTAGAACATCCTAAAACAAAGCAgtctattttgaaaattgtctgaaatatattatcagTTGTAGAGACATTACCTTGAAATGATCTAGGATCCAAAGATCCCATCACGCAAagctaattttatataaaactcttgaacaaaataaattgttagttAAATCCTAATACttcaaaacatttcaattgCAATGGAACAATATTGGTTAGAATATCTaagctacattattataaaacgttTTATGTTTACAGattatgaacaaaataaaccGATACATCGTAATACTTTTAATGTTTCATATGGGTTGATACATTATTAACTTCTACTTTCACCATAGTTTTGTAGCAACGTAGTTTGGAAACGCAACGAAGAATAATTTAGGAAATGAGTCTCGAGGAGTGAAACCTCATGGTGAAATAGGTGTCAAAATGATTCCGTTGGTATTAATAACTAGATTTTGAGTGATTTGTGGATTGGAGCGTTTTTGTGAAACtacgtattaaaaaaaaaaactgacgtCACAATACCATTCAATACAAAGTTAGTGTAATAACAGGGTAAGTAAGTGTGTAAACAGTTTTTCGTAGACTTTGTGTGACTTGTTAAATTACAAACTAAGTATAATGATACaagtatgataaaaaaaatccactttttaaaataatgcttTCGTATCTGAGATTCTACTAACCATCACTTATGTTGATAAACATATGCTACTTAGATTTTCAACCAAAACTAAAGGCGTTCATTGCTCAATAATAgacgaaaaacaaaaatacattcaaataaTCATATCTGTAATCCTTGCTTTCAACATTTCCAAATATGTAATCTATAATCTTCTgataagtttatatcagttgaTAAATCTTTCGATGGCCACATCACttaccaaaatatattttcattagtcGAATCGCTTTGCAATATTCTACACGTGAAAAACAATACATCTAGTGCACAAACTGATTCAAAATGGTCAGGTGTAGATATTACACAGAATTAACTCTTGGGTGGATGTTAAACCATAAAATGATAGTGTTTCTTGGATTGTTATCGTTTTGCCTCTTCGTCTCGACTTTATCTATGGCAGCACAAAGAAATAGATACAAAGCagaaattgatgaaattttatcatCGACTACGGTTGAGCCTCCTACGGTTGAACCTACCACTGAAGTTCCAACAACTGAAGTCACAACTGAAACACCAACTGAAGTTCCAACTGAAACACCAACTGAAGTCCCAACTGAAACACCAACTGAAGTCCCAACTGAAACACCAACTGAAGTCCCAACTGAAACACCAACTGAAGTTACAACTGAGACAACAGTTGAGTCAACAACTGACATAACAATTGAGTCAACAACTGACATAACAACTGAAGACACAGTCCAATCACATGACAACTCCAGTAAGAAAATATCTGATGAAACTAACCTAGAAGTTTGAATTTTAGCACGCCACAGTTAAGGAGGGTGTTACAACGTACGTTGAACTAATTACCGAACAAAGAAAAGCAAgtgcttttaatttaaaagacaGTATgctcttcaaaattttgtctTCACATGCTTAGAATAGAAGTCGTAACGTAGTAACTCCACGTTTGTTTAAGTATATttctcttattttttaaatctatcgTTGTTGGATTTGATATCAGAATGCTTAGAAGTTAGGGGAGACCTTTCCGCAGCAGTGGAATGAAATAGGTTATTTCTGTGAGTCGTTTTAGGTTTGCATGGTGAGGTTGGTATGGGGCACAGTCatgagtatattatattagtattttttgatgaaaatatatttgtattgtagtacaatgtaatatttgatgatataagtcatgtaaatgtttttttgcctgccattattctaatttttaatagcTACAGATTTCAGTTGCAacatattttgtcaaaattcgaAAAGAAGTGacgttgaaatatttatt is from Plodia interpunctella isolate USDA-ARS_2022_Savannah chromosome 15, ilPloInte3.2, whole genome shotgun sequence and encodes:
- the LOC128676072 gene encoding uncharacterized protein LOC128676072, with the protein product MSCKYYTEAALGWILNNKMIVFLGLLSFCLFVSTLALAGQRNRYKAEVEELKSSTTVDPPTDATPLPPTNALNLEAPLPEKNSGEITNAVIESASLMKDSFLVDEDAYDANPLEKSVFDLKDSKLIQVLNAFKMVRCRYYTELTLGWMLNHKMIVFLGLLSFCLFVSTLSMAAQRNRYKAEIDEILSSTTVEPPTVEPTTEVPTTEVTTETPTEVPTETPTEVPTETPTEVPTETPTEVPTETPTEVTTETTVESTTDITIESTTDITTEDTVQSHDNSSKKISDETNLEV